The following coding sequences are from one Capsicum annuum cultivar UCD-10X-F1 chromosome 3, UCD10Xv1.1, whole genome shotgun sequence window:
- the LOC107862835 gene encoding probable arabinose 5-phosphate isomerase, translated as MGSLPPPYLDLSSKHQDSIDPDRLLHLFKAQQNYLNHFFQNLDLSQTLTFTQTLLNAKGTIYFTGVGKSGFVAQKISQTLVSLGIKSGFLSPVDALHGDIGILDPEDVLVMFSKSGNTEELLKLVPCAKAKRVFLISVTSVKPNCLMGVCDLNVHLPLERELCPFDLAPVTSTAIQMVFGDTVAIALMGARNLSREEYAANHPAGRIGKSLIFKVRDVMKKKEDLPICKEGDLIMDQLVELTSKGCGCLLVIDEEFHLLGTFTDGDLRRTLKASGEGIFKLTVGEMCNRKPRTIGPDAMAADAMQKMESPPSPVQFLPVIDQDNVLIGIVTLHGLVSAGL; from the exons ATGGGGTCTCTTCCACCACCATATTTAGACTTGTCTTCAAAGCACCAAGATTCAATTGACCCAGATAGGCTTCTTCATCTCTTTAAAGCCCAGCAGAATTACCTCAACCATTTCTTTCAAAATCTTGATCTTTCACAAACTCTTACTTTCACCCAAACACTCCTTAATGCTAAAGGTACAATTTACTTTACTGGTGTTGGGAAATCTGGATTTGTGGCTCAGAAAATCTCACAGACGCTTGTTTCTTTGGGAATTAAATCTGGGTTTTTATCCCCTGTTGATGCGCTTCATGGTGACATTGGCATTTTGGATCCGGAAGATGTGTTGGTTATGTTTAGTAAAAGTGGGAATACGGAGGAATTGTTGAAGCTCGTGCCTTGTGCCAAGGCGAAAAGGGTGTTTTTGATTTCGGTTACGTCGGTGAAGCCGAATTGTTTGATGGGTGTTTGTGATTTGAATGTGCATTTGCCTTTGGAGAGGGAATTGTGTCCGTTTGATTTGGCGCCTGTTACGTCTACTGCTATTCAGATGGTGTTTGGAGATACGGTGGCGATTGCGTTGATGGGGGCTAGGAATTTGAGCAGGGAAGAGTATGCTGCTAATCACCCTGCTGGGAGGATCGGGAAAAGCTTGATCTTCAAG GTAAGAGAtgtgatgaagaagaaagaagatctTCCAATTTGCAAGGAAGGAGATCTTATTATGGATCAACTAGTAGAGCTGACAAGCAAAGGATGTGGGTGCCTCCTTGTTATTGATGAGGAGTTTCATCTGCTTGGCACATTCACTGATGGTGATTTACGTCGGACATTGAAAGCCAGCGGGGAAGGAATCTTCAAGCTTACAGTTGGAGAAATGTGTAACAG GAAGCCAAGGACGATTGGTCCAGATGCTATGGCAGCTGATGCAATGCAGAAGATGGAATCTCCGCCATCTCCAGTCCAGTTCTTGCCAGTTATTGATCAAGATAATGTCTTGATTGGTATTGTTACGTTGCACGGACTGGTGTCAGCAGGCTTGTGA